Genomic DNA from Oncorhynchus clarkii lewisi isolate Uvic-CL-2024 chromosome 28, UVic_Ocla_1.0, whole genome shotgun sequence:
atattctagattctgggcctgagaaataggcagacCATGTTgctctcaattacgagagggccaaggtttgagaccagactgctgaatcttttaaccatcccacgtggttaaactcttagactatcgataccggcAGAATAAGAataagtctttgatattaattactagtctgcagctaggaatttggTATAATTGAACGGGAAAATCGACAACCGCCgaaaacatctattctataacgacctgaatgaatgtcactctgaactacccATTCTAACcacgccagagagagagagaggtcggatACTCTCCAACAGATCAAACTTTTTAACagagatcccgacgacacactgagcggaaatatatatattgattgcaattgttcccgaatgagtgagcgttcatgtgcaaaggattagcatttcaattgttataattatcaactatgtgttgtcttatctcagtcgacccccacttcccttttgtctaacaagccgccatgcctatttagcccactagggcacattccctaTAATTTCTTGAAACCATATTTACTTATttactgtttgtttgtgtgtgcacttctgtgattgtttagttagttaataaataaatgatttaagacaattgatgtatggatgactcatagtgaagacggggttcgtgcagataacaaacaatttacgacatttggaatgagactaacataaaataaataagtcattattcagaagactaattgatcagatattaaaatatctgaaaagttatattaggaaaattataactttgtaatctgaatattttaaTTTCcccctgacttcctagttaattccATTTTCCTGATTAGTTAATCACGAAAttctaattacagagaatctttgctaaaaactaaaagtcttcagttaatgatagtaaaaacACGACACCTCTCATGGTGTAGTGTCCTCTACAGTTACTACATCCACCCACTGGTGACCTCTCATGGTGTATTGTCCTCCACAGTTACTATACGatattttctctgtctgtctgcttcatcAGTTAGTATCTGTCATTGTGCTGTCCAAAAaaaagtaacctttatttaactaggcaagtcagttaaacctCTTTGGGATTGGCGCAATAGACGCAATAGATAgacgcaaatgtctcaactggccaattgcaaGGCAAAATGCAGAGctccagattcaaataaaatactatgaaattcaaactttcattaaatcacacatgtaagatattcaattaaagctacactcgtgaatccagccaacatgtcagatttaaaaatgctttttggcgaaagcataagaagctattatcttatagcctgcaccatctgcaccagcagtaaacaaaggagttagcatatttcaaccctacaggcgctacacaaaacgctgaaataaaatataaaacatgcattacctttgacaagcttcttttgttggcactccaatatgtcccataaatatcacaattggtccttttgttcgattaattccgtccatatatatccaaaatctccatttataaagcgcatttgatccagaaaaaaacagcttacaaaaaacgcaacgtcactacaaaatatttcaaacgttgcctataaactttgccaaactatttcaaactacttttgtaatacaaatttaggtatttttaaacgttaataatcgatcaaattgtagtcGGGTctttctgtgttcaatacaggaatgaaaacaaaccagcactgcttttcacgtcttgcacaactcacaaaagtgtccctagttccgagttggcctacttcttcattgcacaaaggaacaaccacaaccaaattccaaagactggtgaaaTCCAggggaagcggtaggaactgaaaacaggttcctatgaaatatcccttggcaaagacaactCAGGGAACGGAGAGGGCTAAAAAAAATAActaatctgaacagttagtcctctgggttttgcctgctacataagttctggtatacttacagacatcattcaacagttttagaaacttcagagtgttttctatccaaatctatgaataatatgcatatcttatattcttggcatgagtagcaggaagttgaaattgggcacgctatttattcaaaagtgaaaattctgccccctagcccaaagaggttttaagaacaaattcttatttgtaaTGACGGCCTAAACCGGccggttgtggtacagcctggattcaaaccagggatgtctgtagtgacacctcaagcactgagatgcagtgccttagaccgctgtggcACTCAGGAGCCCCACTCATACCACACAAGATGAAGACACAAAAGAAGTGAGAATTCTTAGTAAAATATatgatttattatatatataaaatgtaacAGTAACTGTTAAATATAACAGATGTGATCAATGATCTGATCATACACAAGACCTTTATGAATAAAAGGGTTAGAACATGTGATTTCTGATGCTCATACAACAAGATTATACCATTAAACTCTGCCAACACAGATGATTTCACATACAATGTGATAAAATGCTGGGTTCGTTGTCTGAGTCAGGCTCAGGACACAGGTTTGAGAAAACACAAAAGACTTTACTCAAAATATTCAAAACTGGAATATCTCCAACAAGGAAACATAACGTATAGAGAAAAACCCTccaacacacacggtaacacaaAACAATCACGGATGAAACAGAAAGGTAGACGAGAGggtaaataaggaacataataaGGGAATAGAAATCAGGTGTGTGTagtcaagacaaaacaaaaggaaaaaggaaacatggatcggtgatgactagaaagccggtgacgccgaccgccAAACGTCGccccaacaaggagaggagccgacctCAGCCGAAGTCATGACATACAAATAGGTTATGTAAAATAATAAACTaggtggttccagccctgaatgctgattggctgacaactGTAGTATGTCAGACCATATACTATCGGTATGACAATAAAtcatatttttactgctctaattatgtttgtaaccagtttataatagcaataaggctcctcaGGGGTTTGTCatatgtggccaatataccacggctaagggctgtgtccaggtgCTCCGCGTTGTTTATATTCTTCATTTATTATCCTTTTCAGCACAGAGAAATGTCTGATAAAATTCAGGTAGTTGGATATCCTTAGAGATAGCAGGCTTCCAGCATGTTTGCATTCTCCTCCGTCAATGAAGATAGCAACACAAACTCTTCGTCCCGTGTACCCTTGTGATGAACACTATTCCTATGACCTTTTCTTGTTCAATCGTTCCGCTCTCTCCCTGTAGAGAAGAAATAAAGTTATGTCATCCATTTCTTATACCATCGTTTTACCTAATATCCTTATGataaaccctacacacactgTCAGTATAATTCAATTCCAAGGAGCCAAATCATTTTATCCTGAATAAATATGAATGAATTCTTACCTCAGCTTGCGAACAGCTTTCATAACCCAGTCCTTGGTGGGATCCACACATTGGAATCTCCCTCTGACAGTGTGGAAACTGGAAGAGAACATGTTGAGGAGACAACATCAGTCAATCATCTGTGCTTTATAGGCTTACATCTCTATAATATCACATCGCAAATGAAGCAATGCATTTGTTGTACAATTATTTTATACTTAATGATATACTTAAATTGAAGAAATACTACATGTGTTACAATTAATGTTATCATTTTACTTGCAATTTGTCCCAGTTCTACTGTTAGGCCTTCCAGAGTCACTCACATGATAGCATCAATGTTGCACCCGTCAATCACTGTCTGTATGGAAAAGCCAAGGATGAGACGGATGGCCATCCTACCCTGGGAGTAACTCGTACAACAGCCTCTAGGAAAACCTATTGAGCAAAAAGACAAGAAACTTTATCTTGTATGGCAATTAAAAAACACCATTTGCAAAaaacaaggagagagggagacagacagacggactgaGACAAAACTTTCACATCCAATATTGACCTTGTTTAGCTGCAGAAACCTCGGCAGCAAACAGCCCCACAGCCAGGAGCACGAGCAGCACAATAACAGGGGCTCTGATCTGGGCCATCTCTTCTTCTGTGGTGCTGTGATGTGACGAGCTGCTGTCTTCAGACAAAGAGCTTCAGTGGCTGTGTGAGGTCCTACTCCTCACCAGAGCCATATATATACTCCTGGtgcaggtagagagaggtgaaatgGACTTTCCTACCCACGCCTTAAAACCAAAGTTCCACGGCAGAATTTCCCCATCACATTCCCCAATGAGCAAAAAAGGGAAACAAGATTCTTGAACGGAACAAGAGGGAGACTGTTTGAACAACTTTTACATGTTTATTTACATACAGCATTTATTCTGAGCTGATTGAAATGCACGACAATATTAGTGTACCTAAATGCTTGTACCTTTGTTGAAGTCTCCTGGGTTAAGGAATACATTTTTGGATTATGttaagtgagtttgtgttttatATTATATCTCAGTATTTCATTATTCTGGTGCTGGGGACCCAAAGGGTTTAGTTTTGCCCCAAATgctacacacctgattccacgAATTACCTCATCATCAAaaccctgctcagacgttgcatgcatcaaccaatagTTGTGTGGGATGTCATCGGCCGTGCTGTCTAGCATCAGATTGCTAATAGAACATGTGGTTAGTTCATacttaaaatacctatccaggcattgTAAGACCTAGCATGCATCTGCAACGCCTAGGCAGAGGAACACTCCCAATGATTAGTGGAATCAGGTATCTAGTGCTACGGCAATAACAGAAAAGTGCACACCTTTTGGGTCCCCATTAAGAAACACCGTTCTATCCTATGATCCTATATGAACTAGTTATAAATACAAGGAGTGCAGGGTGAATTACATGCCAACCACTGTACCTCAATTGAACAATATATCAATTCTACATTATAATGTCCTTTAACCCTCATAACCAAAGGATGTGGGAGATGTCAATCAAATAAAAACCTTTGTATTTTGATTCAGACAGAGAATAACTGTGGTCTCAAATCAATAGCCTGTTTACGCACCCATTCGTCAATCTAAGTGACAGTAAataaaatccccatcaaaatacgTCAGTTTAAATGAGAGATATCAGATTTTTGAATGAGCTTcttctcaatccaccacatccacaTGTGCAGTGAAAgatgtcagaccatgagaattcgccaaaatctgtcttctcacaaaaacgtctgtagcgtctgaaTGGTTCTCCGGATCTCTGTTTTGATCTACGCCCCCCACAAGTAACACTGAtgtgtcaacttctgtctgtagtgtctgaacCATTTGGACTAGAAACTAATACTCCAGTACTACCACACTGACTCTCAccaacacaatggtgttctccgtccaacgctctaaccactaggctaccctgccgcccctataggCAGAGTGACTCCACCTCAAGAGTTgtatttggcgaaaggctcggcataCGCATACTCAAGCTCACTGGCTATCATtctggcaaatgagaaataagtgcacttaggctatccggaaggccaaaggcagttactttaaggagaagttctctctctgtgggtctaaccccaaaaAGTTCTGCAAAATGGTTCAAGACcaggagaataaaccctcctcctcccagctgcccattgataatgtggctgttactgacaagaagcacatggctgagctctatAATCACCACTTCAAGTCAGGATTCCTCAATTTaattctcaatttacatcaacaacatagctcaggcagtaggaagctctctcatccatttatatgcagatgatacagtcttatactcagctggcccctccccagagTTTGTGTTAAACATTCTACatcaaagctttcttagtgtccaacaagctttctctacccttaaccttgttctgaacacctccaaaacaaaggtcatgtggtttggtaggaagaatgcccctctccccacaggtgttattactacctctgagggtttagagctggAGGTAGTCAcatcatacaagtacttgggagtacggCTAGActgtgcactgtccttctctcagcacatatcaaagctgcaggctaaggttaaatctagagtTGGTTTCCTGTATCGTAATCCCTCATCTTTCACTCCAGCTTCCAaaataaccctgattcagatgaccatcctacccatgctagattacggagacatcatttatagatcgacagataagggtgctctcgagcaactagacgttctttaccattcggcgaTCAGActttccaccaatgctccttaaatgacacatcactgcactctatactcctctgtaaactggtcatctctgtaaacccgtcgcaagacccactggttgatgtttATTAATTAAAccatcttaggcctcactcccccctatctgagatatctactgcagccctcatcctccacatacaacacccgttctgcccgTCACATTGTGTTAaatgtccccaaagcacacacatccctgggtcgctccttttttcagttcgctgcagctagcgactggaacgagctgcaacaaacactcaaactggactgatttatctcaatctcttcattcaaagtctcaatcatggacactcttactgacagttgtggctgctttgtgtgatgtattgttgtctctaccttcttgacctttgtgctgttgtctgtgcccaataatgtttgtaccctgttttgtgctgctgccatgttgtgttgctaccatgtgttgtcgtgtgttgctgccttgctatgttgttgtcttaggtctctctttatgtagtgttgtctctcttgtcgttgGTGTGATTTGTCCTATATttacattgtatttatttaacatttatataacatctgctaaccatgtgtatgtgaccaataacatctgctaaccatgtgtatgtgaccaataacatctgctaaccatgtgtatgtgaccaataacatctgctaaccatgtgtatgtgaccaataacatctgctaaccatgtgtatgtgaccaataacatctgctaaccatgtgtatgtgaccaatacattttgctttggatttgatttgaatcacttttggcagctattacagcggtgaatctttctgggtccctaagagctttgcacacctggattttaCAATATTTGTCCATTATTCCTTTAAATATTCTTCAGCCTCTggtaagttggttgttgattattgctagacagtcattttgaagtcttgtcatagattttcaaggtgatttaagtccaaactgtaactaggcccctcaggaacattcactataACTCATACAGTAGGAATTCTAATCACAACTGACTAAATGTGTTTGAATTGAACAATCAAACTTCCTTTTAAAGCTACTTGTACATTACATCACATCATCCCAACGTTATGTAATACTCTATTATACAATGATAACATCTCCCTTAGAATTTTGCTGACatgcattttttttaaccttaatttaactaggcaagtcagttaagaacaatgtcttattttcaatgacggccaaggaacagtgggttaacagccttgttcaggggcagaatgacagatttgtaccttgtcagctcaaggatttgaacttgcaacctttcaaatactagcccaatgctctaaccactaggctaccctgccacatcATTGTATAGTTGCCGTAAATTCTTAATCCGGGCCCAGAGTGGAAGGGAGTTTACCAAGGTACCAACAATGTGACCTATGTGTCAAACTTCCCTGACCCAAATACATGTCAAGACTGAAGTTTCCACCTTGTTCCACAACCGCTGGGTCTACGGTCCAGAAAAGGGCATCATATTTCCAACTGAGAAAGTATTTAAACTAGAATTCCAGATCATTGGATCAGATCATCTAGGAATCTCATTCTGAGCAGAGAGTTCCAGGTATCTGTTGAACTTCACTGCCTGCCTCGACCTCTGAACCTGACAAGATGGTAAAGCTTGTTGTGACTCTCTctactctgctgctgctgttgttggcaCTGATGACTCTGGGTGAAACTAGTAAATAGGACAGGAACTGTCATCTAATGTGCTGTTTGCTACCATCAGTGtcaaagcaaatcaaatcaaagtttatttgttacGTTCGCCGAATACACCtttttgaaatgcttacttacaagccctgatCAACAGTGCAATTTTTTAGTAAAAagtaggtattaggtgaacaatagatacgtaaagaaataaaaaatatcagTAAAAGACAGTGAATAATGACAGTAGTGACGccataacaaggctatatacagtaggaaggctgtatacagtatagagtctatatacagtagcgaggctatatacagacactggttagtcaggccaattgaggtagtatgtacataaatgtatagttaaagtgactatgcatatatgataaacagagagtagcagcagcgtaaaagaggggttggggaggaGACAATGTGAagagtccgggtggccatttgattacttgttcaggagtcttatggcttgggggtaaaagcccCCCTCCAAAGgagcggactccggccgcaaacctgaacctataggggagagtccgggtgggcatctactctCGGTGGGggctccggtgcgggacgcagaccccgctccGCTTGAGGCCCCGCCCACTTCGGTGGCGCCTCTCGTGCAGGGATAGTCGCCGGGacctccggaccgtagatcgtcgccagaggctctggactgggaaccctcgctgaaggctctggactgggagcCCTTGCcgaaggctccggactgggaaccctcaccGCAGGCTCCGGACTGATGACCGTCGCCAGAGGCGCCGAACtggggatcgtcgccggaggctctggactggggactgtcgccggaggctccggactggggaccgtcgccggaggctctggactggggaccgtcgccgtaggctccggactggggaccgttgccggaggctctggactggggaccgtcgtcgGAGACTCCGGGATGGggaccgttgctggaggctccttttcctggatcatcactgcaggcttcgtgccatggatcatcactacaggctccgggccatggatcatcactggaggcttcgtgccatggatcatcactggaggcttcgtgccatggatcatcactacaggctccgggccatggatcatcactggaggtttcgtgccatggatcctcactgcaggctccgggccatggatcatcactggaggcttcgtgccatggatcatcactggaggcttcgggccatggatcatcactggaggcttcgtgccatggatcatcactggaggctttgtacatggagccggaacaggtctcatcggactgaggagacgtactagaagcctggtgcgtggaacTGGAACAGGTCTCACGGACTGGGGAGATGCACTGGacgcctggtgcgtggagcaggcaccggatacactgggcagTGGAGTcgcactggaggtctcaagcgtagagctggcacaaccagtcctggctggatgcttacTTTCggggtgctggcacaggacgcactgggcagTGAaggcgcaccggagacacagtacacagagccggcgcaggatatcctgggccgaagagacgcaccggagaccaggagcgctgagccgacACCATCCGacctggctgaatgcccactctagcacggcaaATGGGAGGAGCTGGCACAGAGCGTACCGCTGTGGTTTTAGCCTGCAATATGGGTTCCGTTAtaatcacagacaatattttgacagttttggaaactttagagtgttttctatcctaatctgacaattatatgcatattctagattctgggcctgagaaataggcagacCATGTTgctctcaattacgagagggccaaggtttgagaccagactgctgaatcttttaaccatcccacgtggttaaactcttagactatcgataccggcAGAATAAGAataagtctttgatattaattactagtctgcagctaggaatttggTATAATTGAACGGGAAAATCGACAACCGCCgaaaacatctattctataacgacctgaatgaatgtcactctgaactacccATTCTAACcacgccagagagagagagaggtcggatACTCTCCAACAGATCAAACTTTTTAACagagatcccgacgacacactgagcggaaatatatatattgattgcaattgttcccgaatgagtgagcgttcatgtgcaaaggattagcatttcaattgttataattatcaactatgtgttgtcttatctcagtcgacccccacttcccttttgtctaacaagccgccatgcctatttagcccactagggcacattccctaTAATTTCTTGaaaccatatttactttgtttgtttgtgtgtgcacttctgtgattgtttagttagttaataaataaatgatttaagacaattgatgtatggatgactcatagtgaagacggggttcgtgcagataacaaacaatttacgacatttggaatgagactaacataaaataaataagtcattattcagaagactaattgatcagatattaaaatatctgaaaagttatattaggaaaattataactttgtaatctgaatattttaaTTTCcccctgacttcctagttaattccATTTTCCTGATTAGTTAATCACGAAAttctaattacagagaatctttgctaaaaactaaaagtcttcagttaatgatagtaaaaacACGACACCTCTCATGGTGTAGTGTCCTCTACAGTTACTACATCCACCCACTGGTGACCTCTCATGGTGTATTGTCCTCCACAGTTACTATACGatattttctctgtctgtctgcttcatcAGTTAGTATCTGTCATTGTGCTGTCCAAAAaaaagtaacctttatttaactaggcaagtcagttaaacctCTTTGGGATTGGCGCAATAGACGCAATAGATAgacgcaaatgtctcaactggccaattgcaaGGCAAAATGCAGAGctccagattcaaataaaatactatgaaattcaaactttcattaaatcacacatgtaagatattcaattaaagctacactcgtgaacccagccaacatgtcagatttaaaaatgctttttggcgaaagcataagaagctattatcttatagcctgcaccatctgcaccagcagtaaacaaaggagttagcatatttcaaccctacaggcgctacacaaaacgctgaaataaaatataaaacatgcattacctttgacaagcttcttttgttggcactccaatatgtcccataaatatcacaattggtccttttgttcgattaattccgtccatatatatccaaaatctccatttataaagcgcatttgatccagaaaaaaacagcttacaaaaaacgcaacgtcactacaaaatatttcaaacgttgcctataaactttgccaaactatttcaaactacttttgtaatacaaatttaggtatttttaaacgttaataatcgatcaaattgtagtcGGGTctttctgtgttcaatacaggaatgaaaacaaaccagcactgcttttcacgtcttgcacaactcacaaaagtgtccctagttccgagttggcctacttcttcattgcacaaaggaacaaccacaaccaaattccaaagactggtgaaaTCCAggggaagcggtaggaactgaaaacaggttcctatgaaatatcccttggcaaagacaactCAGGGAACGGAGAGGGCTAAAAAAAATAActaatctgaacagttagtcctctgggttttgcctgctacataagttctggtatacttacagacatcattcaacagttttagaaacttcagagtgttttctatccaaatctatgaataatatgcatatcttatattcttggcatgagtagcaggaagttgaaattgggcacgctatttattcaaaagtgaaaattctgccccctagcccaaagaggttttaagaacaaattcttatttgtaaTGACGGCCTAAACCGGccggttgtggtacagcctggattcaaaccagggatgtctgtagtgacacctcaagcactgagatgtagtgccttagaccgctgtggcACTCAGGAGCCCCACTCATACCACACAAGATGAAGACACAAAAGAAGTGAGAATTCTTAGTAAAATATatgatttattatatatataaaatgtaacAGTAACTGTTAAATATAACAGATGTGATCAATGATCTGATCATACACAAGACCTTTATGAATAAAAGGGTTAGAACATGTGATTTCTGATGCTCATACAACAAGATTATACCATTAAACTCTGCCAACACAGATGATTTCACATACAATGTGATAAAATGCTGGGTTCGTTGTCTGAGTCAGGCTCAGGACACAGGTTTGAGAAAACACAAAAGACTTTACTCAAAATATTCAAAACTGGAATATCTCCAACAAGGAAACATAACGTATAGAGAAAAACCCTccaacacacacggtaacacaaAACAATCACGGATGAAACAGAAAGGTAGACGAGAGggtaaataaggaacataataaGGGAATAGAAATCAGGTGTGTGTagtcaagacaaaacaaaaggaaaaaggaaacatggatcggtgatgactagaaagccggtgacgccgaccgccAAACGTCGccccaacaaggagaggagccgacctCAGCCGAAGTCATGACATACAAATAGGTTATGTAAAATAATAAACTaggtggttccagccctgaatgctgattggctgacaactGTAGTATGTCAGACCATATACTATCGGTATGACAATAAAtcatatttttactgctctaattatgtttgtaaccagtttataatagcaataaggctcctcaGGGGTTTGTCatatgtggccaatataccacggctaagggctgtgtccaggtgCTCCGCGTTGTTTATATTCTTCATTTATTATCCTTTTCAGCACAGAGAAATGTCTGATAAAATTCAGGT
This window encodes:
- the LOC139386588 gene encoding C-C motif chemokine 20-like; this translates as MAQIRAPVIVLLVLLAVGLFAAEVSAAKQGFPRGCCTSYSQGRMAIRLILGFSIQTVIDGCNIDAIIFHTVRGRFQCVDPTKDWVMKAVRKLRERAERLNKKRS